The following proteins are encoded in a genomic region of Sander lucioperca isolate FBNREF2018 chromosome 23, SLUC_FBN_1.2, whole genome shotgun sequence:
- the LOC116045303 gene encoding phosphatidate phosphatase LPIN2 isoform X3 yields the protein MNYVGQLAGQVLVTVKELYKGINQATLSGCIDVIVVRQPDGTFQCSPFHVRFGKLGVLRSREKVIDIEINGEPVELHMKLGDNGEAFFVQETEQHNEIVPAHLVTSPIPTEEALFRSREPRCGGSAAENGQPLNPEDSASGNPQPCSNTAGKKKRRRRRKHKAEPRREEQTTPAGGELELCELSSDEEHNAQNGRASSLSMVKENMDYKQHSPLTALEWDSYPFSDGDWPPCTTREMSEPMSPKSDSELMVKPAESMLRAESHMQWTWGEFPESTRVNKKDKSEPKTLTITPSENTHFRVILSTEAMEEREGERTTDSICSIVKPEPRTIRIDQCSFKPQPPEASSRNTNITKHKPDLSDLMSNSFTSELCPTNSDLIPKTACKPKWKSSPPNCRDSSTAASVAGNMAVDSAAVCPDARAPSKPTDSPAKRRGVRKRSQHQGPEDIYLDDLNALEPDVVARYFPKSESEQVEVERRSGSQSPQSVGSAAADSGTECLSDSAGDLPDVTLSLCGGVGENSEIPKEKFMEHIITYNEFAENPAIIDNPNLVVRIANRYYNWTLAAPLILSMQAFQKNLPKATEEAWVKEKMPKKSGRWWFWRKSSVKQLSSETKSERQESLTTESPSPHQAPETHRQKAAEWSSDDETKELNAVAPARPPTEHVQTEGSALAPCHSYKKSLRLSSDQIASLKLREGPNDVTFSITTQYQGTCRCEGTIYLWNWDDKVIISDIDGTITKSDVFGQILPQLGKDWTHQGIAKLYHSVHENGYKFLYCSARAIGMADMTRGYLHWVNDRGTLLPQGPLMLSPSSLFSAFHREIIEKKPEKFKIECLTDIKNLFFPNTHPFYAAFGNRANDVFAYKQVGVPVCRIFTVNPKGELILEQAKGNKTSYSRLSELVEHVFPLRSSQHSATFSCPEFSSFCYWRQPIAEVCFEELL from the exons ATGAACTACGTGGGGCAGCTGGCAGGCCAGGTGCTGGTGACAGTAAAGGAGCTGTATAAGGGGATCAATCAGGCAACTCTGTCGGGCTGCATCGACGTGATCGTGGTCCGACAGCCTGACGGGACGTTCCAGTGCTCCCCTTTCCATGTCCGCTTTGGAAAACTGGGGGTGCTGCGCTCTAGGGAGAAAGTA ATTGATATAGAAATCAATGGGGAACCTGTAGAGCTGCACATGAAGCTGGGAGACAACGGTGAGGCCTTTTTTGTCCAGGAGACAGAGCAGCACAAT GAGATTGTCCCAGCCCACCTGGTGACCTCGCCCATCCCTACAGAAGAGGCTCTGTTCAGGAGCAGAGAGCCCAGGTGTGGTGGATCAGCGGCGGAGAACGGTCAGCCTCTGAATCCAGAAGACTCTGCCTCTGGAAACCCCCAACCCTGCTCCAATACCGCCGGCAAGAAGAAGAGGAGACGCAGGAGGAAGCACAAGGCCGAGCCACGCAGGGAGGAGCAAACCACACCTGCAGGCGGGGAGCTGGAGCTGTGTGAGCTCAGTTCAGATGAGGAGCACAATGCGCAAAATGGACG GGCATCATCGCTCTCGATGGTGAAGGAAAATATGGACTACAAGCAACATTCCCCTCTCACCGCCCTCGAATGGGACAGCTACCCTTTCTCTGATGGAGACTGGCCCCCTTGCACTAC AAGGGAGATGTCGGAGCCCATGTCACCCAAGAGTGACTCTGAGCTGATGGTAAAGCCAGCAGAAAGCATGCTCAGGGCTGAGTCCCACATGCAGTGGACCTGGGGAGAGTTTCCAGAATCCACCAGG GTCAACAAAAAGGACAAATCAGAGCCAAAGACGCTGACCATCACTCCCTCTGAGAACACACATTTCAGGGTTATCTTGAGCACAGAAGCCATGGAggaaagggaaggagagagaaccACAGATTCCATTTGCAGTATTGTAAAGCCAGAGCCTCGGACCATCAGAATTGATCAGTGCAGCTTCAAACCACAGCCCCCCGAAGCTTCGTCACGCAATACAAACATTACCAAGCACAAGCCAGACCTTTCAGATTTAATGTCCAACAGTTTTACCTCTGAGCTGTGTCCCACTAACTCTGACCTCATCCCAAAAACCGCATGCAAGCCCAAGTGGAAGTCTTCCCCACCCAACTGCAGGGACAGCAGCACTGCTGCCAGTGTAGCCGGtaacatggctgtagactcgGCAGCTGTTTGTCCTGATGCAAGAGCCCCATCCAAACCCACCGACTCCCCCGCCAAGAGGAGAG gtgtgaggaagaggagccaaCATCAGGGACCTGAAGATATTTACCTGGATGACCTGAATGCACTTGAACCTGATGTTGTTGCCCGGTACTTCCCTAAAAG tgagtcTGAGCAGGTTGAGGTGGAGAGGCGCTCTGGATCCCAGTCTCCCCAGTCTGTTGGCAGCGCAGCAGCAGACAGCGGCACTGAgtgtctgtctgactctgccGGCGACCTCCCTGATGTCACCCTGTCACTGTGTGGAGGTGTTGGTGAGAACTCAGAGATCCCTAAAG AAAAATTCATGGAGCACATCATCACCTATAATGAATTTGCAGAGAATCCAGCAATAATCGACAATCCTAATTTGGTAGTTAGAATTGCAAACAG GTATTACAACTGGACACTGGCAGCACCATTGATACTTAGTATGCAGGCTTTTCAGAAGAACTTGCCAAAG GCTACAGAGGAGGCCTGGGTGAAggagaaaatgccaaaaaagtcTGGACGCTGGTGGTTCTGGAGAAAGAGCAGCGTAAAGCAG TTATCATCAGAGACCAAGTCAGAGAGACAGGAGTCTCTGACCACAGAGAGCCCTTCCCCTCACCAGGCCCCAGAAACACA CAGGCAGAAAGCAGCAGAGTGGTCCAGCGACGATGAGACTAAAGAGCTGAATGCTGTGGCACCTGCTCGGCCacctactgagcatgtgcagacaGAAGGCTCGGCACTGGCGCCTTGTCACTCTTACAAGAAGTCCCTCCGCCTGTCGTCTGACCAGATA GCCAGCCTGAAGCTAAGAGAGGGCCCCAATGATGTCACCTTCAGCATAACCACTCAGTACCAGGGGACATGTCGCTGCGAGGGAACCATCTACCTGTGGAACTGGGACGATAAGGTCATAATCTCTGACATCGATGGCACCATCACCAA ATCAGATGTGTTTGGTCAAATTCTGCCTCAGCTCGGAAAAGACTGGACTCATCAAGGCATCGCTAAGCTCTACCACTCAGTGCACGA GAATGGTTACAAGTTCCTGTACTGTTCGGCCCGAGCAATCGGCATGGCTGACATGACCCGAGGATATCTGCACTGGGTGAACGATAGAGGGACTCTCCTGCCTCAAGGGCCGCTCATGCTCTCCCCCAGCAGCCTCTTCTCCGCCTTCCACAG AGAGATCATAGAAAAAAAGCCTGAGAAGTTCAAGATCGAATGCCTCACAGACATCAAGAACCTGTTTTTCCCAAACACACATCCCTTCTATGCAGCCTTTGGAAACCGGGCAAAC GACGTGTTTGCCTACAAGCAAGTGGGCGTGCCCGTGTGTCGGATATTCACAGTGAATCCCAAAGGGGAGTTAATCCTCGAGCAAGCCAAAGGCAATAAAACATC ATACAGCCGGCTGAGTGAGCTGGTGGAGCATGTTTTTCCTTTACGAAGTTCACAACACAGCGCCACCTTCAGCTGTCCAGAGTTCAGCTCCTTCTGTTACTGGAGACAGCCGATCGCTGAGGTGTGTTTTGAGGAGCTGCTCTAA
- the LOC116045303 gene encoding phosphatidate phosphatase LPIN2 isoform X2 — translation MHVNDIGRRTEVDTMNYVGQLAGQVLVTVKELYKGINQATLSGCIDVIVVRQPDGTFQCSPFHVRFGKLGVLRSREKVIDIEINGEPVELHMKLGDNGEAFFVQETEQHNEIVPAHLVTSPIPTEEALFRSREPRCGGSAAENGQPLNPEDSASGNPQPCSNTAGKKKRRRRRKHKAEPRREEQTTPAGGELELCELSSDEEHNAQNGRASSLSMVKENMDYKQHSPLTALEWDSYPFSDGDWPPCTTREMSEPMSPKSDSELMVKPAESMLRAESHMQWTWGEFPESTRVNKKDKSEPKTLTITPSENTHFRVILSTEAMEEREGERTTDSICSIVKPEPRTIRIDQCSFKPQPPEASSRNTNITKHKPDLSDLMSNSFTSELCPTNSDLIPKTACKPKWKSSPPNCRDSSTAASVAGNMAVDSAAVCPDARAPSKPTDSPAKRRGVRKRSQHQGPEDIYLDDLNALEPDVVARYFPKSESEQVEVERRSGSQSPQSVGSAAADSGTECLSDSAGDLPDVTLSLCGGVGENSEIPKEKFMEHIITYNEFAENPAIIDNPNLVVRIANRYYNWTLAAPLILSMQAFQKNLPKATEEAWVKEKMPKKSGRWWFWRKSSVKQLSSETKSERQESLTTESPSPHQAPETQQKAAEWSSDDETKELNAVAPARPPTEHVQTEGSALAPCHSYKKSLRLSSDQIASLKLREGPNDVTFSITTQYQGTCRCEGTIYLWNWDDKVIISDIDGTITKSDVFGQILPQLGKDWTHQGIAKLYHSVHENGYKFLYCSARAIGMADMTRGYLHWVNDRGTLLPQGPLMLSPSSLFSAFHREIIEKKPEKFKIECLTDIKNLFFPNTHPFYAAFGNRANDVFAYKQVGVPVCRIFTVNPKGELILEQAKGNKTSYSRLSELVEHVFPLRSSQHSATFSCPEFSSFCYWRQPIAEVCFEELL, via the exons ATGCACGTCAATGACATCGGAAGGAGGACAGAG GTGGACACCATGAACTACGTGGGGCAGCTGGCAGGCCAGGTGCTGGTGACAGTAAAGGAGCTGTATAAGGGGATCAATCAGGCAACTCTGTCGGGCTGCATCGACGTGATCGTGGTCCGACAGCCTGACGGGACGTTCCAGTGCTCCCCTTTCCATGTCCGCTTTGGAAAACTGGGGGTGCTGCGCTCTAGGGAGAAAGTA ATTGATATAGAAATCAATGGGGAACCTGTAGAGCTGCACATGAAGCTGGGAGACAACGGTGAGGCCTTTTTTGTCCAGGAGACAGAGCAGCACAAT GAGATTGTCCCAGCCCACCTGGTGACCTCGCCCATCCCTACAGAAGAGGCTCTGTTCAGGAGCAGAGAGCCCAGGTGTGGTGGATCAGCGGCGGAGAACGGTCAGCCTCTGAATCCAGAAGACTCTGCCTCTGGAAACCCCCAACCCTGCTCCAATACCGCCGGCAAGAAGAAGAGGAGACGCAGGAGGAAGCACAAGGCCGAGCCACGCAGGGAGGAGCAAACCACACCTGCAGGCGGGGAGCTGGAGCTGTGTGAGCTCAGTTCAGATGAGGAGCACAATGCGCAAAATGGACG GGCATCATCGCTCTCGATGGTGAAGGAAAATATGGACTACAAGCAACATTCCCCTCTCACCGCCCTCGAATGGGACAGCTACCCTTTCTCTGATGGAGACTGGCCCCCTTGCACTAC AAGGGAGATGTCGGAGCCCATGTCACCCAAGAGTGACTCTGAGCTGATGGTAAAGCCAGCAGAAAGCATGCTCAGGGCTGAGTCCCACATGCAGTGGACCTGGGGAGAGTTTCCAGAATCCACCAGG GTCAACAAAAAGGACAAATCAGAGCCAAAGACGCTGACCATCACTCCCTCTGAGAACACACATTTCAGGGTTATCTTGAGCACAGAAGCCATGGAggaaagggaaggagagagaaccACAGATTCCATTTGCAGTATTGTAAAGCCAGAGCCTCGGACCATCAGAATTGATCAGTGCAGCTTCAAACCACAGCCCCCCGAAGCTTCGTCACGCAATACAAACATTACCAAGCACAAGCCAGACCTTTCAGATTTAATGTCCAACAGTTTTACCTCTGAGCTGTGTCCCACTAACTCTGACCTCATCCCAAAAACCGCATGCAAGCCCAAGTGGAAGTCTTCCCCACCCAACTGCAGGGACAGCAGCACTGCTGCCAGTGTAGCCGGtaacatggctgtagactcgGCAGCTGTTTGTCCTGATGCAAGAGCCCCATCCAAACCCACCGACTCCCCCGCCAAGAGGAGAG gtgtgaggaagaggagccaaCATCAGGGACCTGAAGATATTTACCTGGATGACCTGAATGCACTTGAACCTGATGTTGTTGCCCGGTACTTCCCTAAAAG tgagtcTGAGCAGGTTGAGGTGGAGAGGCGCTCTGGATCCCAGTCTCCCCAGTCTGTTGGCAGCGCAGCAGCAGACAGCGGCACTGAgtgtctgtctgactctgccGGCGACCTCCCTGATGTCACCCTGTCACTGTGTGGAGGTGTTGGTGAGAACTCAGAGATCCCTAAAG AAAAATTCATGGAGCACATCATCACCTATAATGAATTTGCAGAGAATCCAGCAATAATCGACAATCCTAATTTGGTAGTTAGAATTGCAAACAG GTATTACAACTGGACACTGGCAGCACCATTGATACTTAGTATGCAGGCTTTTCAGAAGAACTTGCCAAAG GCTACAGAGGAGGCCTGGGTGAAggagaaaatgccaaaaaagtcTGGACGCTGGTGGTTCTGGAGAAAGAGCAGCGTAAAGCAG TTATCATCAGAGACCAAGTCAGAGAGACAGGAGTCTCTGACCACAGAGAGCCCTTCCCCTCACCAGGCCCCAGAAACACA GCAGAAAGCAGCAGAGTGGTCCAGCGACGATGAGACTAAAGAGCTGAATGCTGTGGCACCTGCTCGGCCacctactgagcatgtgcagacaGAAGGCTCGGCACTGGCGCCTTGTCACTCTTACAAGAAGTCCCTCCGCCTGTCGTCTGACCAGATA GCCAGCCTGAAGCTAAGAGAGGGCCCCAATGATGTCACCTTCAGCATAACCACTCAGTACCAGGGGACATGTCGCTGCGAGGGAACCATCTACCTGTGGAACTGGGACGATAAGGTCATAATCTCTGACATCGATGGCACCATCACCAA ATCAGATGTGTTTGGTCAAATTCTGCCTCAGCTCGGAAAAGACTGGACTCATCAAGGCATCGCTAAGCTCTACCACTCAGTGCACGA GAATGGTTACAAGTTCCTGTACTGTTCGGCCCGAGCAATCGGCATGGCTGACATGACCCGAGGATATCTGCACTGGGTGAACGATAGAGGGACTCTCCTGCCTCAAGGGCCGCTCATGCTCTCCCCCAGCAGCCTCTTCTCCGCCTTCCACAG AGAGATCATAGAAAAAAAGCCTGAGAAGTTCAAGATCGAATGCCTCACAGACATCAAGAACCTGTTTTTCCCAAACACACATCCCTTCTATGCAGCCTTTGGAAACCGGGCAAAC GACGTGTTTGCCTACAAGCAAGTGGGCGTGCCCGTGTGTCGGATATTCACAGTGAATCCCAAAGGGGAGTTAATCCTCGAGCAAGCCAAAGGCAATAAAACATC ATACAGCCGGCTGAGTGAGCTGGTGGAGCATGTTTTTCCTTTACGAAGTTCACAACACAGCGCCACCTTCAGCTGTCCAGAGTTCAGCTCCTTCTGTTACTGGAGACAGCCGATCGCTGAGGTGTGTTTTGAGGAGCTGCTCTAA
- the LOC116045303 gene encoding phosphatidate phosphatase LPIN2 isoform X1, giving the protein MHVNDIGRRTEVDTMNYVGQLAGQVLVTVKELYKGINQATLSGCIDVIVVRQPDGTFQCSPFHVRFGKLGVLRSREKVIDIEINGEPVELHMKLGDNGEAFFVQETEQHNEIVPAHLVTSPIPTEEALFRSREPRCGGSAAENGQPLNPEDSASGNPQPCSNTAGKKKRRRRRKHKAEPRREEQTTPAGGELELCELSSDEEHNAQNGRASSLSMVKENMDYKQHSPLTALEWDSYPFSDGDWPPCTTREMSEPMSPKSDSELMVKPAESMLRAESHMQWTWGEFPESTRVNKKDKSEPKTLTITPSENTHFRVILSTEAMEEREGERTTDSICSIVKPEPRTIRIDQCSFKPQPPEASSRNTNITKHKPDLSDLMSNSFTSELCPTNSDLIPKTACKPKWKSSPPNCRDSSTAASVAGNMAVDSAAVCPDARAPSKPTDSPAKRRGVRKRSQHQGPEDIYLDDLNALEPDVVARYFPKSESEQVEVERRSGSQSPQSVGSAAADSGTECLSDSAGDLPDVTLSLCGGVGENSEIPKEKFMEHIITYNEFAENPAIIDNPNLVVRIANRYYNWTLAAPLILSMQAFQKNLPKATEEAWVKEKMPKKSGRWWFWRKSSVKQLSSETKSERQESLTTESPSPHQAPETHRQKAAEWSSDDETKELNAVAPARPPTEHVQTEGSALAPCHSYKKSLRLSSDQIASLKLREGPNDVTFSITTQYQGTCRCEGTIYLWNWDDKVIISDIDGTITKSDVFGQILPQLGKDWTHQGIAKLYHSVHENGYKFLYCSARAIGMADMTRGYLHWVNDRGTLLPQGPLMLSPSSLFSAFHREIIEKKPEKFKIECLTDIKNLFFPNTHPFYAAFGNRANDVFAYKQVGVPVCRIFTVNPKGELILEQAKGNKTSYSRLSELVEHVFPLRSSQHSATFSCPEFSSFCYWRQPIAEVCFEELL; this is encoded by the exons ATGCACGTCAATGACATCGGAAGGAGGACAGAG GTGGACACCATGAACTACGTGGGGCAGCTGGCAGGCCAGGTGCTGGTGACAGTAAAGGAGCTGTATAAGGGGATCAATCAGGCAACTCTGTCGGGCTGCATCGACGTGATCGTGGTCCGACAGCCTGACGGGACGTTCCAGTGCTCCCCTTTCCATGTCCGCTTTGGAAAACTGGGGGTGCTGCGCTCTAGGGAGAAAGTA ATTGATATAGAAATCAATGGGGAACCTGTAGAGCTGCACATGAAGCTGGGAGACAACGGTGAGGCCTTTTTTGTCCAGGAGACAGAGCAGCACAAT GAGATTGTCCCAGCCCACCTGGTGACCTCGCCCATCCCTACAGAAGAGGCTCTGTTCAGGAGCAGAGAGCCCAGGTGTGGTGGATCAGCGGCGGAGAACGGTCAGCCTCTGAATCCAGAAGACTCTGCCTCTGGAAACCCCCAACCCTGCTCCAATACCGCCGGCAAGAAGAAGAGGAGACGCAGGAGGAAGCACAAGGCCGAGCCACGCAGGGAGGAGCAAACCACACCTGCAGGCGGGGAGCTGGAGCTGTGTGAGCTCAGTTCAGATGAGGAGCACAATGCGCAAAATGGACG GGCATCATCGCTCTCGATGGTGAAGGAAAATATGGACTACAAGCAACATTCCCCTCTCACCGCCCTCGAATGGGACAGCTACCCTTTCTCTGATGGAGACTGGCCCCCTTGCACTAC AAGGGAGATGTCGGAGCCCATGTCACCCAAGAGTGACTCTGAGCTGATGGTAAAGCCAGCAGAAAGCATGCTCAGGGCTGAGTCCCACATGCAGTGGACCTGGGGAGAGTTTCCAGAATCCACCAGG GTCAACAAAAAGGACAAATCAGAGCCAAAGACGCTGACCATCACTCCCTCTGAGAACACACATTTCAGGGTTATCTTGAGCACAGAAGCCATGGAggaaagggaaggagagagaaccACAGATTCCATTTGCAGTATTGTAAAGCCAGAGCCTCGGACCATCAGAATTGATCAGTGCAGCTTCAAACCACAGCCCCCCGAAGCTTCGTCACGCAATACAAACATTACCAAGCACAAGCCAGACCTTTCAGATTTAATGTCCAACAGTTTTACCTCTGAGCTGTGTCCCACTAACTCTGACCTCATCCCAAAAACCGCATGCAAGCCCAAGTGGAAGTCTTCCCCACCCAACTGCAGGGACAGCAGCACTGCTGCCAGTGTAGCCGGtaacatggctgtagactcgGCAGCTGTTTGTCCTGATGCAAGAGCCCCATCCAAACCCACCGACTCCCCCGCCAAGAGGAGAG gtgtgaggaagaggagccaaCATCAGGGACCTGAAGATATTTACCTGGATGACCTGAATGCACTTGAACCTGATGTTGTTGCCCGGTACTTCCCTAAAAG tgagtcTGAGCAGGTTGAGGTGGAGAGGCGCTCTGGATCCCAGTCTCCCCAGTCTGTTGGCAGCGCAGCAGCAGACAGCGGCACTGAgtgtctgtctgactctgccGGCGACCTCCCTGATGTCACCCTGTCACTGTGTGGAGGTGTTGGTGAGAACTCAGAGATCCCTAAAG AAAAATTCATGGAGCACATCATCACCTATAATGAATTTGCAGAGAATCCAGCAATAATCGACAATCCTAATTTGGTAGTTAGAATTGCAAACAG GTATTACAACTGGACACTGGCAGCACCATTGATACTTAGTATGCAGGCTTTTCAGAAGAACTTGCCAAAG GCTACAGAGGAGGCCTGGGTGAAggagaaaatgccaaaaaagtcTGGACGCTGGTGGTTCTGGAGAAAGAGCAGCGTAAAGCAG TTATCATCAGAGACCAAGTCAGAGAGACAGGAGTCTCTGACCACAGAGAGCCCTTCCCCTCACCAGGCCCCAGAAACACA CAGGCAGAAAGCAGCAGAGTGGTCCAGCGACGATGAGACTAAAGAGCTGAATGCTGTGGCACCTGCTCGGCCacctactgagcatgtgcagacaGAAGGCTCGGCACTGGCGCCTTGTCACTCTTACAAGAAGTCCCTCCGCCTGTCGTCTGACCAGATA GCCAGCCTGAAGCTAAGAGAGGGCCCCAATGATGTCACCTTCAGCATAACCACTCAGTACCAGGGGACATGTCGCTGCGAGGGAACCATCTACCTGTGGAACTGGGACGATAAGGTCATAATCTCTGACATCGATGGCACCATCACCAA ATCAGATGTGTTTGGTCAAATTCTGCCTCAGCTCGGAAAAGACTGGACTCATCAAGGCATCGCTAAGCTCTACCACTCAGTGCACGA GAATGGTTACAAGTTCCTGTACTGTTCGGCCCGAGCAATCGGCATGGCTGACATGACCCGAGGATATCTGCACTGGGTGAACGATAGAGGGACTCTCCTGCCTCAAGGGCCGCTCATGCTCTCCCCCAGCAGCCTCTTCTCCGCCTTCCACAG AGAGATCATAGAAAAAAAGCCTGAGAAGTTCAAGATCGAATGCCTCACAGACATCAAGAACCTGTTTTTCCCAAACACACATCCCTTCTATGCAGCCTTTGGAAACCGGGCAAAC GACGTGTTTGCCTACAAGCAAGTGGGCGTGCCCGTGTGTCGGATATTCACAGTGAATCCCAAAGGGGAGTTAATCCTCGAGCAAGCCAAAGGCAATAAAACATC ATACAGCCGGCTGAGTGAGCTGGTGGAGCATGTTTTTCCTTTACGAAGTTCACAACACAGCGCCACCTTCAGCTGTCCAGAGTTCAGCTCCTTCTGTTACTGGAGACAGCCGATCGCTGAGGTGTGTTTTGAGGAGCTGCTCTAA